Proteins from one Cystobacter ferrugineus genomic window:
- the cml gene encoding CmlA/FloR family chloramphenicol efflux MFS transporter: MPRKNRPVWTHSLSVALLLMAPFDLLASMAMDLYLPVVPAMPAILATTPDVVQLTLSLYMVVLGAGQLVFGPLSDRMGRRPVLFGGAVLFGIASFLLAGTTSAALFVSLRVLQALGAAAALVATFATVRDVYADRPEGAVIYSLFGSMLAFVPALGPVLGALISDQFSWRANFILLGVLVGIAALNALPKWNETRPLNGSRPHVAFWPILTDLPFWSYTLGFSAAMGAFFVFFSTAPRVLIDRVGFSQLGFSLVFATVALVMIATTRFARLFVARWGNAGSLARGMGLLLLGAALLATGELTAAPSFWVFIPPMWLIAMGIVFTCSVTANGALQDFGHVAGTATALYYCIESLIVGAVGTTLVVLLPGDTAWPLVAYCTLMALVTLGCRRRVESRDPILPRKAQPTASEMRAPH, translated from the coding sequence ATGCCTCGAAAAAACCGTCCTGTCTGGACCCATTCGCTTTCTGTCGCACTGCTGCTGATGGCCCCATTCGACCTGCTGGCGTCGATGGCCATGGACCTCTATCTGCCGGTGGTGCCAGCAATGCCGGCCATTCTCGCCACCACGCCCGACGTCGTTCAGTTGACGTTGAGCCTCTACATGGTCGTCCTGGGCGCGGGGCAACTCGTGTTCGGGCCGCTCTCCGACAGGATGGGGCGCCGCCCCGTCCTCTTCGGCGGTGCGGTCCTGTTTGGCATTGCCTCCTTCCTGCTTGCCGGCACCACGTCCGCGGCGCTCTTCGTGAGCCTTCGTGTCCTCCAAGCCCTGGGGGCGGCAGCGGCACTCGTCGCCACCTTCGCGACGGTGCGCGATGTCTATGCGGATCGCCCCGAAGGAGCGGTCATCTACAGCCTGTTCGGTTCGATGCTGGCATTCGTTCCGGCGCTGGGACCGGTCCTCGGCGCCCTGATTTCCGATCAGTTCAGCTGGCGTGCCAACTTCATCCTGCTGGGCGTCCTCGTGGGTATCGCCGCGCTGAATGCGTTGCCCAAGTGGAACGAAACGAGGCCCCTGAACGGAAGCAGGCCACACGTGGCGTTCTGGCCGATTCTCACCGACCTCCCTTTCTGGAGCTACACGCTCGGGTTCAGCGCGGCGATGGGCGCGTTCTTCGTCTTCTTCTCGACGGCCCCCCGTGTCCTCATCGATCGAGTCGGCTTCTCGCAGCTCGGCTTCAGCCTCGTGTTCGCCACGGTGGCGCTCGTCATGATCGCGACGACGCGGTTCGCCAGGCTGTTCGTGGCCCGGTGGGGAAACGCCGGGAGCCTCGCCCGCGGGATGGGACTGTTGCTCCTGGGGGCGGCACTCCTGGCGACGGGGGAGCTGACCGCCGCTCCGTCCTTCTGGGTCTTCATCCCACCGATGTGGCTCATCGCGATGGGCATCGTCTTCACCTGTTCGGTGACGGCGAATGGCGCACTCCAGGACTTTGGCCATGTCGCCGGCACGGCGACCGCCCTCTATTATTGCATTGAAAGCCTCATCGTCGGTGCGGTGGGGACGACCCTGGTGGTGCTCCTGCCTGGCGACACGGCATGGCCGCTGGTGGCCTATTGCACGCTCATGGCGCTCGTCACGCTGGGTTGCAGGAGGCGGGTGGAGTCTAGAGACCCCATCCTTCCTCGGAAAGCCCAGCCCACGGCCAGCGAGATGCGCGCTCCTCATTAA
- a CDS encoding class I SAM-dependent methyltransferase, whose protein sequence is MTRFAGSGPVLELGIGNGPLALALLERGINVHGIDNSAQMVARLRARPGGERIPVTLGDFAELPVTGEFSVIFAAKGSFFHLPTQDEQVRCFANVARHLRPGGVFVLDGLTPDETSLLADQGKVIPRTGDTLVMRFRRYDRSTQHLESHYVGTKGDSVRHLSFTFRYAWPSELDLMARIAGMRLRERWGGWDRTPFKPSSTYHVSVYELAG, encoded by the coding sequence GTGACCCGGTTCGCCGGCTCCGGCCCCGTCCTGGAGTTGGGCATCGGGAACGGGCCGCTCGCGCTTGCCCTGCTCGAACGGGGCATCAACGTGCATGGCATCGACAACTCCGCGCAGATGGTGGCCCGGCTGCGCGCCAGGCCCGGAGGCGAGCGCATCCCGGTGACGCTCGGAGATTTCGCCGAACTGCCCGTCACCGGCGAGTTCTCGGTCATCTTCGCGGCCAAGGGCTCGTTCTTCCACCTGCCGACCCAGGACGAGCAGGTGCGCTGCTTCGCCAACGTCGCCCGGCATCTGCGGCCGGGAGGCGTCTTCGTGCTCGATGGGTTGACCCCTGACGAGACCAGCCTGCTCGCCGATCAGGGCAAGGTCATCCCCCGCACGGGAGACACCCTGGTGATGAGGTTCCGGCGGTACGACCGCTCCACGCAGCACCTCGAATCCCACTATGTGGGGACGAAGGGCGACAGCGTCCGGCACCTGTCCTTTACCTTCCGGTACGCCTGGCCGAGCGAACTGGATTTGATGGCGCGAATCGCCGGGATGCGTCTGCGCGAGCGCTGGGGCGGCTGGGACCGGACTCCGTTCAAGCCGAGCAGCACCTACCACGTCTCGGTGTACGAACTGGCCGGGTAG
- a CDS encoding M23 family metallopeptidase, which yields MTRSFGATSSTDDVLEGHDLSNKPGAKVKKGAEIGEVGSTGSCSTGNHLHLTMSKTDTGFMHGDTMDPLNYIHGCD from the coding sequence ATGACACGGTCCTTTGGTGCGACGTCATCCACAGATGATGTTCTCGAGGGTCACGACCTCAGCAACAAACCAGGTGCCAAGGTGAAGAAGGGGGCGGAGATCGGTGAGGTAGGCTCCACGGGTTCGTGCAGCACCGGCAACCACCTGCACCTGACGATGTCGAAAACCGACACCGGTTTCATGCACGGCGACACGATGGACCCGCTGAACTACATCCACGGATGTGATTGA
- a CDS encoding YcaO-like family protein encodes MATGLGQAEVFRPFAAAPEVVFARAASRSPLFAANSSAGGEQVVVGSAVGLGDEDVALRARSELRERVSNILAGRRAEARPEIIASYLELCRAGRAAVDPSLLSSRGAVEADALRGARRLWVWGEALVTRTPTLVPAGAVFLHHRPPPGCSGSPRTGSTGVSAHTSWGAAVRHGLLEVLERDLFWRSWYGTGARTSRLDPALEPAALRRTRASLGWELVALRIEGPGSTACVVACVFTPGGGGQSFGARAFVDEGEATRAWALERATHEALMVRWSLDTPSARLAWQRMDARGDASPPVDALEHALAAFHRRGHQDCLRYWLDRTPAGLPPARPPGAGTLTPREVMPEERWLAALLAEHTGQEPVAVDTTVPQVCSGEAVVVRIVAPGAYQMPGNEAHACVPLPPPGIQRPPHPLG; translated from the coding sequence ATGGCGACGGGACTGGGTCAGGCCGAGGTGTTCCGTCCCTTCGCCGCGGCGCCCGAGGTGGTGTTCGCCCGGGCCGCGTCGCGCTCACCGCTCTTCGCCGCGAACTCCTCCGCCGGGGGCGAGCAGGTGGTGGTGGGCAGCGCCGTGGGCCTGGGCGACGAGGACGTGGCGCTGCGCGCCCGGAGCGAGCTGCGCGAGCGGGTGAGCAACATCCTGGCGGGACGCCGGGCCGAGGCGCGTCCGGAGATCATCGCCTCCTACCTGGAGCTGTGCCGGGCGGGCCGGGCCGCCGTGGACCCCTCCCTCCTGTCTTCCCGGGGCGCGGTGGAGGCCGATGCGCTCCGGGGGGCACGGCGGCTCTGGGTGTGGGGCGAGGCGCTCGTCACCCGGACCCCGACCCTGGTTCCCGCGGGAGCGGTGTTCCTCCACCACCGTCCGCCCCCCGGTTGCTCGGGCTCACCGCGCACGGGCTCCACCGGCGTCTCGGCGCACACCTCCTGGGGCGCGGCCGTGCGCCACGGCCTGCTGGAGGTGCTCGAACGGGATCTCTTCTGGCGGAGCTGGTACGGCACCGGTGCGCGCACGTCGCGGCTGGACCCCGCGCTCGAGCCCGCCGCCCTCCGGCGCACGCGGGCCTCGCTCGGGTGGGAGCTCGTGGCCCTGCGCATCGAGGGCCCCGGCTCCACCGCGTGCGTCGTGGCGTGTGTGTTCACGCCCGGGGGAGGGGGACAGTCCTTCGGCGCCCGGGCCTTCGTCGATGAGGGCGAGGCCACGCGGGCCTGGGCCCTGGAGCGCGCCACGCACGAGGCCCTGATGGTGCGCTGGAGTCTGGACACGCCCTCGGCCCGTCTCGCGTGGCAGCGGATGGACGCGCGCGGCGATGCCTCCCCACCAGTGGATGCCCTGGAGCACGCGCTCGCGGCCTTCCACCGGCGAGGCCATCAGGACTGTCTGCGCTACTGGTTGGATCGGACTCCCGCCGGTCTTCCCCCCGCGCGGCCTCCGGGGGCGGGCACGCTGACCCCGCGGGAGGTGATGCCCGAGGAGCGGTGGCTCGCGGCCCTGCTCGCCGAGCATACGGGACAGGAGCCCGTGGCCGTGGACACGACCGTGCCCCAGGTGTGTTCCGGCGAGGCGGTGGTCGTTCGCATCGTCGCCCCGGGCGCCTATCAAATGCCGGGGAACGAGGCACACGCGTGCGTGCCGCTCCCTCCTCCCGGCATTCAGCGGCCCCCACATCCCCTGGGGTGA
- a CDS encoding aKG-HExxH-type peptide beta-hydroxylase has protein sequence MHIQPELDEAWSDQAAVTHLLIDTLREELGFLGAGTPALLATLDVTNIATYPGLWALAYRYQQPPRGEDARARCLEDVRHLLDEARLSAERAEGSVAELWPVDLAPPARHLVESLERAVRQAPRRPGYEAALAEMTLTPWREEQRQVFLSTCRLLAALWPEALAELRIGVRQVVLMEGGGLEGFTDFAVHGAIFVNAHRLAPGRIPAPIRLAEALLHEGCHTRCNAAAVVRPFLKPSGKDAPYVMTPLRPDPRPLTGLFQQLVVLARCLTFYERLVGWRLGGASTAARCERLRARAHQALATLEAHAGALTEHGLAVVAEAGRLMAPGMSSQDASV, from the coding sequence ATGCACATCCAGCCCGAACTCGACGAGGCCTGGTCCGATCAGGCCGCGGTCACCCACCTGCTCATCGATACCTTGCGCGAGGAGCTCGGTTTCCTGGGCGCGGGGACCCCGGCGCTGCTCGCCACGTTGGATGTGACGAACATCGCCACCTATCCCGGACTCTGGGCCCTGGCCTACCGGTACCAACAGCCGCCCCGAGGTGAGGACGCGCGCGCGAGGTGCCTGGAGGACGTCCGCCACCTCCTCGACGAGGCGCGGCTCAGCGCGGAACGGGCGGAAGGCTCGGTCGCGGAACTCTGGCCCGTGGACCTCGCTCCTCCCGCCCGTCACCTGGTGGAGAGCCTCGAGCGGGCGGTGCGGCAGGCTCCCCGGCGGCCTGGGTATGAAGCGGCCCTGGCGGAGATGACGTTGACGCCCTGGCGGGAGGAGCAACGTCAGGTGTTTCTCTCCACGTGCCGCCTGCTCGCCGCGCTCTGGCCGGAAGCCCTGGCCGAGCTGCGGATCGGGGTCCGGCAGGTGGTGCTGATGGAGGGCGGAGGCCTCGAGGGCTTCACGGACTTCGCGGTCCATGGCGCGATCTTCGTGAACGCGCACCGCCTGGCGCCCGGCAGGATTCCCGCGCCCATCCGGCTCGCCGAGGCCCTGCTCCATGAAGGCTGTCATACCCGGTGCAACGCCGCGGCGGTGGTCCGCCCCTTCCTGAAACCCTCGGGCAAGGATGCGCCGTATGTGATGACGCCCCTGAGGCCCGATCCCCGTCCCCTGACCGGTTTGTTTCAACAGCTCGTGGTGCTGGCCCGGTGTTTGACTTTCTATGAGCGGCTCGTGGGATGGAGGCTCGGAGGCGCGTCCACCGCCGCCCGGTGCGAGCGATTGCGTGCGCGCGCGCATCAAGCCCTGGCGACCCTGGAGGCCCACGCGGGAGCGCTGACGGAGCATGGGCTGGCGGTGGTGGCCGAGGCCGGGCGTCTGATGGCGCCGGGCATGTCTTCCCAGGACGCGAGCGTCTGA
- a CDS encoding TetR/AcrR family transcriptional regulator, which translates to MTQNDDDAVAVEPAQPGRKRDHSRDAKILDATLDVLAEVGAAGLTMDLVAARAGAGKATIYRRWTSKTELVIDAVAHMKRNQVDLKHLPDTGTLRGDLLGLFKPQSIEESERKLKIMTGLASLLSQDQALAEAANAAVVQPWAEAHFALMRRAVERGEISASADIDTLSQVIATMGAYRALVQRKPFDLAFLVSMVDGVILPALRRQPTEAPPDSTGRRPVPTTSRVDESPSPRRAASARKRSKT; encoded by the coding sequence ATGACTCAGAACGATGACGACGCCGTTGCCGTCGAGCCTGCACAGCCAGGACGCAAGAGAGACCACTCGCGCGACGCGAAGATCCTCGACGCCACGCTCGATGTTCTCGCCGAGGTGGGCGCGGCGGGCCTGACCATGGACCTCGTGGCCGCGCGAGCCGGAGCCGGGAAGGCGACCATCTACCGCCGATGGACGTCGAAGACAGAGCTGGTCATCGACGCCGTCGCGCACATGAAACGCAATCAGGTCGATCTCAAGCATCTGCCCGACACGGGCACGCTCCGCGGAGACCTGCTCGGCCTGTTCAAGCCGCAGTCGATCGAAGAAAGCGAGCGCAAGCTCAAGATCATGACGGGGCTCGCCTCGTTGCTCTCGCAAGACCAGGCGCTCGCCGAGGCAGCAAACGCCGCGGTGGTCCAACCATGGGCCGAAGCGCACTTCGCGCTGATGCGACGAGCGGTCGAACGCGGCGAGATCTCGGCGTCCGCCGACATCGACACGCTGTCCCAGGTCATCGCGACGATGGGTGCCTACCGCGCCCTGGTTCAGCGCAAGCCGTTCGACCTGGCCTTCCTCGTGTCGATGGTTGACGGAGTCATCCTGCCAGCCCTCCGGCGTCAGCCCACGGAAGCACCACCAGATTCGACAGGTCGTAGACCTGTTCCCACCACCTCACGGGTCGACGAATCCCCATCGCCCCGACGAGCCGCGAGCGCGCGCAAACGCTCGAAAACCTGA
- a CDS encoding VOC family protein, translated as MTVSVTNHLNFRGDARAALEFYQSVFGGDITIVTYKDAQSVQVPSEANQVMWGQVAAKNGFRVMAYDVPSRMPWDEGKNAFFVSVRGDSDKEITALWEKLSVGATVAQPLAPSGWAPLYGMLKDRFGITWVLDVATQYKAS; from the coding sequence ATGACCGTAAGCGTTACCAACCACCTCAACTTCCGTGGCGATGCTCGTGCGGCGCTGGAGTTCTACCAGTCCGTGTTCGGCGGCGACATCACCATCGTCACCTACAAGGACGCCCAGAGCGTCCAGGTTCCATCCGAGGCGAATCAGGTGATGTGGGGCCAGGTCGCCGCCAAGAACGGCTTCCGGGTGATGGCGTACGACGTGCCGTCCCGGATGCCGTGGGACGAAGGCAAGAATGCATTCTTCGTCTCTGTCCGCGGTGACTCGGACAAGGAAATCACCGCGCTCTGGGAAAAGCTCTCCGTTGGCGCGACCGTCGCCCAGCCGCTGGCGCCGTCGGGATGGGCGCCCCTCTACGGCATGCTCAAGGACCGTTTCGGCATCACGTGGGTCCTGGATGTCGCTACGCAGTACAAGGCGTCCTGA
- a CDS encoding MGH1-like glycoside hydrolase domain-containing protein, whose protein sequence is MPSPRSSPRHPSRRGVRAATTLLVATTAGAAAGTAWAINAPTVYARNPTAGTSFLNHTALLGGINDKPWFEANIPFLEVPDAQIQAVYYYRWQTYKEHLVYTGAEYGYLSNEFLTPVFYGAPYGGIVAAAGHHINEGRWLRDQQYVKDVINYWLAGPGQFPKPMIESVNPNTSDWAHEYSFWAASSVWQHYLVTGDKAFAIGQLPNLIKQYRGWDNQFNSSLGLYWQVPVWDATELTPASYESPDPYHGGPGYRPTINAYQYGDARAIAQIATLAGDSATVTEYNNRASALQTATRARLWDPNRSFFFHMHRDNNPGNALLGTREEHGFVPWMFHLPQASESAAFAQLLDPQGFAAPYGPTTVERRSKWFNHEASKGCCRWTGPSWPYETSQTLTGLANLLIDYPAQTTITPAHYVSLLRGYALTQYKNGVPYVAEAHDADTDKWIYDGSGHSEDYNHSTYNDNVISGLIGVRGQPDNTLKIRPLAPASWDYFALENLPYHGHNVTVLWDRLGTRYGQGVGLHLYVDGVKVASQTGLGAVTINVGAPLVQSNGGGKVNFAANGQRIVNKAQPFASYTFGGAGDNAWNAIDGLVFRNGIPQNTRWTTYATSQASDFFGVKFQHPVTTSDVRLYFYDDGGGVRTPKSYDLQYWTGSAWASVPNQTRTPAAPTATTVNQITFPPLTTTQLRVVAPNAGGGTGWGLSEFEAWSAPVFLLQNVNSDKLMAVASASQDPSANVQQYADNGTLDHQWELVDAGGGWFKVVNLNSGLVLAVRNASKALSAQIHQSPDSGTSEQHWRFVDAGGGQFKIVNRNSGLILGVDGMSRSDSANVVQYSDNGTQDHLWRMEPAWQPRLFTDDFEGNTASQWSPQQGTWSLCRPVSYEYCATGTGENLALAGNAGWRAYTMDASVLANSAPLNAGIALIARAQDASHYYQAEFKRTSAGYEWTVSKNDGGTWTLLASGPYTWPSGAGKYMNIRFSVQGDTLTMGVWQPGGTWQTLGTGRDAQYASGRMGLRTWGGLTGSFDIVHVHAG, encoded by the coding sequence ATGCCCTCCCCCCGGTCGAGCCCCCGTCATCCCTCTCGGCGAGGCGTCCGCGCCGCCACCACCCTCCTCGTCGCCACGACCGCCGGAGCGGCGGCGGGCACCGCCTGGGCGATCAACGCGCCCACCGTCTACGCCCGCAACCCGACGGCCGGCACGTCCTTCCTCAACCACACCGCGCTGCTCGGCGGCATCAACGACAAGCCGTGGTTCGAGGCGAACATTCCCTTCCTCGAGGTGCCGGACGCGCAGATCCAGGCCGTCTATTACTACCGCTGGCAGACCTACAAGGAGCACCTGGTCTACACCGGGGCGGAGTACGGCTACCTGTCCAACGAGTTCCTCACCCCGGTGTTCTACGGAGCGCCGTACGGCGGCATCGTCGCGGCGGCCGGCCACCACATCAACGAGGGCCGTTGGCTGCGTGATCAGCAGTACGTGAAGGACGTCATCAACTACTGGCTGGCGGGTCCCGGACAGTTCCCCAAGCCCATGATCGAGTCGGTGAACCCCAACACGTCCGACTGGGCCCACGAGTACAGCTTCTGGGCCGCCAGTTCCGTGTGGCAGCACTACCTGGTTACCGGGGACAAGGCATTCGCCATCGGCCAGCTCCCCAACCTCATCAAGCAGTACCGGGGCTGGGACAACCAATTCAACTCCTCGCTCGGCCTCTACTGGCAGGTGCCCGTCTGGGACGCCACCGAGCTGACCCCCGCGTCCTACGAGTCCCCGGACCCGTACCACGGCGGACCGGGCTACCGGCCCACCATCAACGCCTACCAGTATGGAGATGCCCGCGCCATCGCCCAGATCGCCACCCTGGCGGGCGACTCCGCGACCGTGACGGAATACAACAACCGGGCGAGCGCGCTGCAGACCGCGACCCGGGCCCGGTTGTGGGACCCGAACCGCTCCTTCTTCTTCCACATGCACCGCGACAACAACCCGGGCAATGCCCTGCTCGGCACTCGCGAGGAGCACGGCTTCGTGCCCTGGATGTTCCACCTGCCGCAGGCCTCGGAGTCCGCCGCGTTCGCGCAGTTGCTGGATCCCCAGGGCTTCGCCGCGCCCTATGGGCCCACCACGGTCGAGCGGCGCAGCAAATGGTTCAACCACGAGGCCTCCAAGGGCTGCTGCCGCTGGACCGGACCGTCCTGGCCCTACGAGACCTCGCAGACCCTCACGGGCCTGGCCAACCTGCTCATCGACTACCCGGCGCAGACGACCATCACCCCGGCCCACTACGTGAGCCTGCTGCGCGGCTACGCGTTGACGCAGTACAAGAACGGCGTCCCCTACGTCGCCGAGGCCCATGACGCCGACACCGACAAGTGGATCTACGACGGGAGCGGCCACAGCGAGGACTACAACCACTCCACCTACAACGACAACGTCATCTCCGGACTCATCGGCGTGCGCGGCCAGCCCGACAACACGCTGAAGATCCGGCCGCTCGCCCCGGCGTCGTGGGACTACTTCGCGCTGGAGAACCTCCCGTACCACGGCCACAACGTCACCGTGCTGTGGGATCGGCTCGGCACCCGGTACGGCCAGGGCGTGGGCCTGCACCTCTACGTCGACGGGGTGAAGGTCGCCAGCCAGACGGGCCTGGGCGCCGTCACGATCAACGTGGGCGCCCCGCTCGTGCAGTCCAACGGCGGCGGCAAGGTCAACTTCGCCGCCAATGGCCAGCGCATCGTCAACAAGGCACAGCCCTTCGCGTCGTACACGTTCGGCGGCGCCGGGGACAACGCCTGGAACGCGATCGACGGCCTCGTCTTCCGCAATGGCATTCCCCAGAACACCCGCTGGACCACGTACGCGACCTCCCAGGCCAGTGACTTCTTCGGCGTGAAGTTCCAGCACCCCGTCACGACCTCGGACGTGCGGCTGTATTTCTATGACGACGGCGGGGGCGTGCGTACGCCCAAGAGCTATGACCTGCAGTACTGGACGGGCAGCGCCTGGGCGAGCGTGCCCAACCAGACGCGGACGCCCGCGGCGCCCACGGCCACCACGGTCAACCAGATCACCTTCCCGCCCCTGACCACGACCCAGTTGCGCGTGGTCGCGCCCAACGCCGGTGGCGGTACTGGCTGGGGACTCAGCGAGTTCGAGGCCTGGTCGGCCCCGGTCTTCCTCCTGCAGAACGTCAACAGCGACAAGCTGATGGCCGTGGCCTCCGCCTCGCAGGACCCGAGCGCCAACGTGCAGCAGTACGCCGACAACGGGACGCTGGACCACCAGTGGGAGCTGGTGGACGCGGGCGGCGGCTGGTTCAAGGTCGTCAACCTCAACAGCGGCCTCGTGTTGGCGGTGCGCAACGCCTCCAAGGCCCTGAGCGCGCAGATCCATCAGTCCCCGGACAGCGGCACGAGCGAGCAGCACTGGCGGTTCGTCGACGCGGGCGGTGGCCAGTTCAAGATCGTCAACCGCAACAGCGGGCTCATCCTCGGCGTCGACGGCATGTCCAGGTCGGACAGCGCCAACGTGGTGCAGTACAGCGACAACGGGACGCAGGATCACCTCTGGCGGATGGAGCCGGCCTGGCAGCCCCGGCTCTTCACCGACGACTTCGAGGGCAATACGGCCAGCCAGTGGTCGCCGCAGCAGGGCACCTGGTCGCTCTGCCGCCCCGTGTCCTACGAATACTGCGCGACCGGGACGGGAGAGAACCTCGCGCTGGCGGGCAATGCCGGCTGGCGGGCGTACACGATGGACGCCTCGGTGCTCGCCAACAGCGCGCCGCTCAACGCCGGCATCGCGCTGATCGCCCGCGCCCAGGACGCGAGCCACTACTACCAGGCGGAGTTCAAGCGCACGAGCGCCGGCTACGAGTGGACGGTGTCGAAGAACGACGGGGGCACGTGGACGCTCCTGGCCAGCGGCCCCTACACCTGGCCGTCCGGCGCGGGCAAGTACATGAACATCCGCTTCTCGGTGCAGGGCGACACGCTGACCATGGGGGTCTGGCAGCCCGGCGGCACGTGGCAGACGCTGGGCACGGGCCGCGATGCGCAGTACGCCTCCGGCCGCATGGGCCTGCGCACCTGGGGCGGGCTCACGGGCAGCTTCGACATCGTGCACGTCCACGCCGGATAG
- a CDS encoding dicarboxylate/amino acid:cation symporter → MKLLSWWFSIPFWKRVLGGFVLGALAGWAMGEAAGPWLQPLGTLYVNLIRMIATPLVFFAVIHAVSALHGQKSVAALGGKTFLWFAVTAALAVGVGLGTAALFRPGLGVGTLPMAEGYKPREVPGAVQVLLGVVPTNPFAALAEGKILQVIFFAGLLGFALVKLGEKTARLRALVGEASEAMIQVTRFVLELTPLGTFGLIAALVGTYGFDRLLPLGRFVLALYVACALHIVFVYGGLLLAHGLNPLRFFRGAAPGMEVAFVSSSSFASMPVALRSVTHNLGVNRDYAAFAVPLGASIKMDGCGAIYPALASLFVAQYFGLELSASQYFIILLASVLGSFGTAGVPGTAVVMATVVLSSAGLPLEGLGYLLAIDRILDMMRTLTNVTGQMLVPVLVARAEGLLDMAVYDRASSNVGVEESS, encoded by the coding sequence ATGAAGCTGCTGTCCTGGTGGTTCAGCATTCCGTTCTGGAAGCGTGTGTTGGGCGGTTTCGTGCTCGGCGCGCTGGCCGGCTGGGCAATGGGCGAAGCGGCGGGGCCCTGGCTGCAGCCGCTGGGCACGCTGTACGTCAACCTCATCCGGATGATCGCCACGCCGCTGGTGTTCTTCGCGGTCATCCATGCGGTGTCGGCGCTGCACGGGCAGAAGAGCGTGGCGGCGCTGGGCGGCAAGACGTTCCTGTGGTTCGCCGTGACCGCGGCACTGGCGGTGGGCGTGGGTCTGGGCACCGCCGCCCTGTTTCGTCCGGGGCTCGGCGTGGGCACGCTGCCGATGGCCGAGGGCTACAAGCCGCGCGAGGTACCGGGGGCGGTGCAGGTGCTGCTGGGCGTGGTCCCGACCAATCCCTTCGCCGCCCTGGCCGAGGGGAAGATCCTCCAGGTCATCTTCTTCGCCGGTCTGCTGGGCTTCGCGCTGGTCAAGCTGGGCGAGAAGACGGCGAGGCTGCGCGCGCTGGTGGGCGAGGCCAGCGAGGCGATGATCCAGGTCACCCGCTTCGTGCTGGAGTTGACCCCGCTCGGGACCTTCGGGCTCATCGCCGCCCTGGTGGGCACCTACGGCTTCGATCGCCTGCTGCCGCTGGGCCGGTTCGTGCTCGCGTTGTACGTGGCCTGCGCGCTGCACATCGTGTTCGTCTATGGAGGCCTGCTGCTGGCGCACGGGCTCAATCCGCTGCGCTTCTTCCGAGGCGCGGCGCCCGGGATGGAGGTGGCCTTCGTCAGTTCCTCCAGCTTCGCGTCCATGCCCGTGGCCCTGCGCAGCGTCACGCACAACCTCGGGGTGAACCGCGACTACGCGGCCTTCGCGGTGCCGCTGGGCGCCAGCATCAAGATGGACGGCTGTGGCGCCATCTACCCGGCCCTCGCCTCCCTCTTCGTCGCGCAGTACTTCGGCCTGGAGTTGTCGGCGTCGCAGTACTTCATCATCCTGCTGGCCTCGGTGCTCGGCAGCTTCGGCACCGCGGGCGTGCCGGGGACGGCGGTGGTGATGGCCACGGTGGTGCTCAGCTCCGCCGGGCTGCCCCTGGAAGGGTTGGGCTACCTGCTCGCCATCGATCGCATCCTGGACATGATGCGCACCCTGACCAACGTCACCGGGCAGATGCTGGTGCCGGTCCTGGTGGCCAGGGCGGAAGGATTGCTCGACATGGCCGTGTACGACCGGGCCTCCAGCAACGTCGGGGTGGAGGAGTCGTCCTAG